CATTCAACAAGCCGCGATTGACGCCCCAGCGCCGAGCAACGGCCGAGATGTTCACATCAGGTTCCGCGCTTTCCGCAAGGATGCGCGCCTTCTCCTCGTCAGTCCAATTCCGCCGCTGGCGACGACCGGTGATCACCTCGATCCGACGGTATTTTCCCTCATGCCTGGCTTCATCCATGACTTCAAGCATGGCATCAGCGCGATCTCCAACCATCCTGTTCCGCTCCTATCGGTGAAGGAGCTTATCTCGCGGCCTCGATCACAAAAGGAAAGGTGGGCTGTTCGTAGCGCTCACGGTCGAATGGCTGCATGCCAGCAGTCGGGCCGCGCCGGCCGGGCAACAACGTGCTGGTACGTTCGTCCTGCCGGAAACGCTTCAGCCACCGAAACAAGGTCGCCCGGCTAATCGCGAGCGCGTTCATGGCTGCACGGACCTCCGCGTCGCACGGTCTATCGGGCAGTTTTGACAGGATATCGGCGCGCCGCCGCGCCTCTTGCCAGTCCAACTCATCCACCATAGAATCAACCATGGCCAACTCGTCGTTCAGCTGCAAACTGGTCTCAGAAATTCTGACTCAATACCGGGTTCAGTCTCATTTACTCTGAATCGGTCTCACTTTTACGACACGGGCAAGTCATTGAAATCGTATGAACCGCAGTCTCAAAAACCTCGGCTTGCCGACAATAGCGTTTCTGACACGCCGCGCCGTCTCTCAGCGCGGCGCTGGCGGATTGTCGGCCTCTAGCTTCAGACGATAACCTTCCCTCTCCCGCCAGAGCAGCTCGATCAAAGCCCTCGGGGACTGGATCGCCTCAACGGTCATAGGTGGCCAAAATAGCCAAACGGCACGCTCTGGCAGAACCGCTAGGCCCTAGGCCGTGACACGCTTGAGATATACTCAATCCAAGCGATGGCTGTTCCCCCGGTAACCATAAGCCAATCTATTCTGGTTCATTGAGGCTCCAACACCTCAAGGAGCACACGGCATGCAAGTTTCCCTTCTCTTCAAAAATCCAGAACGAGTGGTCGCGATTGCCGCGGTCGTCATCTGGCTCGCCTCAATTCTACAAGCAATCGCGGTATCGTGAGCACAGGCTATCCTGACTTCCTGTATGGATATTTTCGGAAACCACCACTCGGGCCCTCAGAAAGGTCTGAGTCTTTCTGGTTACGGTCGTGCGAAATTTTGCCTTCGACGAAAGGCGTCATGTGCCTTTTTGTGCCAGGCGCGTTGCAATTCGTGCTTAACGTGTGGGCGTGAATGCGGCGCGACCTGAACCACCCCGCACCTTTGTTTCGCGGGGTGGACGTCTGCAAGCATTCACCAGGCGGTTGATAAAAACGTTAGCTCGCGCCGTGAAATGGCTCAACATCCCTTCAGATTCTTTTTCCATGTCCCCAAGCAATCTGTGGGTAAGCGCGAATTTCCCCGCACCTTCTGTGATTGAGTGAGCTTTGGCATGAGGTGTCCACCTAAAAAAGGTGGACACCAAGTGATGGAAGAAGTTCAAAAACTTGTCGTGCGGCTGGTTGGTAGGAATGGACGACGCCGGTTCGATCCAGCATCGAAGGACCGTCTTATTGCGGCCTGCCTTAAGCCTGGCGCATCAGTATCGAAACTTGCGCTCGAACACGGCGTCAACGCGAACCTCGTTTGGAAATGGATAAGGAAACACACCCAAGCCGCTCCATTCCCGCT
The sequence above is drawn from the Ensifer canadensis genome and encodes:
- a CDS encoding helix-turn-helix domain-containing protein, with amino-acid sequence MQLNDELAMVDSMVDELDWQEARRRADILSKLPDRPCDAEVRAAMNALAISRATLFRWLKRFRQDERTSTLLPGRRGPTAGMQPFDRERYEQPTFPFVIEAAR